The following are from one region of the Primulina eburnea isolate SZY01 chromosome 17, ASM2296580v1, whole genome shotgun sequence genome:
- the LOC140817806 gene encoding uncharacterized protein yields MDYSVGSKAPTTAEELRELKQKMRVLEGQLESRSATRVVAKGCPFADVIVREPLPGNFKSAKVKDYDGNADPEEHLARFENMTMLHCYTDRIKCKVFLTTLVDSAHRWFEGLPPQSVHSFRDFQKVFLHHFSSSKKYKKTAFSLFEVKQSPEESLRAYIKRFNKVALDVPSCAAETKTTAFTQGLREGEFFKSLTKKVPGDFEDLLSRAEKYINMEEAHKQKREAVRKERGDRVSKPEERGQKRGSSGHFSLHVPLKIGREREVQECSRDLVPDHQLSRPEKTGFFSLHKLGYHNTEDCKVLKGNSVAPSFPRPLNNAQMLRLPPWTPRQPGFSFRGGGIRNSSRIEPGRRRGPEPEQRKKSPPVVGTIKMISGGSTDGDSNRARKSRSRKECLEVEGAGRNEAVISFGPEDLRGVNLPHNDALVIQARVANYDILRIFIDSGSSVNVIFKDAFMQMDLQGYHLETVETSLFGFAGHVVYLEGEIILPLTLGSQDLKKTVMTSFTVVDSPSSYNIILGRPAMNELRAVASTYHQKIKFPVGARVGEVRGDQPSSRKCYVEAVRADQGRSKREGKRAKMDRAGGRIVEEGEIHFVAEEEQEAVEIGPGQQIRVARDLDISTRVSLIRCLKTNIHLFAWSQQELTGISPFISEHHLNILPGSHPVKQKKRHFGPEKDKVISEQVKELLKAGHIRKIQFPTWLSNVVLVPKSTGKWRMCVNFRDLNKACPKDHYPLPRIDQLVDSTSGYELLSFMDAYQGYHQIPLAKSDQDKASFVTSGGTFCYIVMTFGLKNAGATYQRLMDKVFEKQLGRNVEVYVDDILGKTREVTSFINDLEETFATLMQHGIKLNPAKCIFDVKSGKFLGFMVTERGIEVNPEKVKSVLCMPSPKSVKEVQKLTGRIASLSRFISRSAHRSYPFFQVLRKAQQFRWNDKCEQAFQDLKAHLAELPILVKPEPGEKLFLYLSTTEHAVSSVLIKEEGSDQRPVYYVSHSLRGPELRYTEVEKIALALIMTARKLRPYFLSHQVVVLTNSPLGRIMTHSEVSGRMIKWTIELGEYDIEYKPRVAIKAQALSDFLSEMIQPGEEEVWRVFVDGASSLAGCGVGVVIISPLGEKIKLALRIDSRVTNNEAEYEAVLAGIQAAREVNASRIMLYSDSQLITQQIKGVYEAKDDRMIKYLQLIKARAEIFMDWSIEQIPREENSEADTLAKMAASLAEINTREVLHVSRLILSTEEEMAPDLEDSWMTPLMRFIERDELPEDRTQAQKIKRQAPRFVLLNTILYRRSFQGPLLKCLPEREVDYVLREIHEGCCAEHLGGMSLARKTMLAGFWWPTLSQDAARVVQTCEGCQHHANFRHSPATLMKPIWASFLFDQWGMDIVGPFPVARA; encoded by the coding sequence ATGGATTATAGTGTCGGGTCAAAAGCTCCGACTACAGCAGAGGAGTTGAGAGAGTTAAAGCAGAAGATGAGGGTCCTGGAGGGACAGTTGGAGAGCCGTAGCGCTACCCGGGTTGTTGCCAAAGGGTGCCCGTTTGCTGATGTTATTGTTCGGGAACCTCTTCCCGGGAATTTCAAGTCTGCCAAAGTAAAAGATTACGATGGCAATGCGGACCCGGAGGAGCATCTCGCCAGATTCGAGAACATGACCATGCTGCACTGCTACACTGATCGAATCAAGTGCAAGGTATTCTTGACAACTCTGGTGGACTCCGCCCATAGGTGGTTTGAGGGTTTGCCCCCTCAAAGTGTGCATTCTTTCAGAGATTTCCAAAAGGTATTCCTACACCACTTCAGTAGCAGCAAGAAATACAAAAAGACTGCTTTTAGTCTTTTTGAGGTGAAGCAGAGCCCGGAAGAGAGTTTGAGGGCTTATATCAAAAGGTTCAACAAGGTAGCCCTAGACGTCCCATCTTGTGCTGCTGAGACTAAGACTACGGCCTTCACCCAGGGTTTGAGGGAAGGTGAATTCTTCAAGTCCTTGACAAAGAAGGTGCCTGGGGATTTTGAGGACCTGTTATCCCGGGCAGAGAAGTACATAAATATGGAGGAAGCTCATAAGCAAAAGAGGGAAGCCGTGAGGAAAGAAAGGGGAGACCGGGTATCTAAACCCGAGGAGAGGGGACAAAAGAGGGGCAGTTCAGGACATTTCTCTCTGCATGTGCCTCTGAAAATTGGCCGAGAGAGGGAGGTGCAGGAGTGTAGTAGAGACTTGGTCCCGGACCATCAATTGTCCCGGCCAGAAAAAACAGGATTTTTCTCACTTCACAAGTTAGGCTACCATAACACTGAGGATTGCAAAGTTTTGAAGGGAAACTCTGTCGCGCCCTCCTTTCCAAGACCCCTCAACAATGCCCAGATGCTGAGGTTGCCGCCATGGACGCCCCGGCAACCAGGGTTTAGTTTTCGGGGAGGAGGTATCAGAAATAGTTCCAGGATCGAACCCGGAAGGAGAAGGGGGCCCGAACCTGAGCAGAGAAAGAAGTCGCCCCCGGTTGTAGGGACGATTAAAATGATATCTGGAGGCTCTACTGATGGAGACTCTAACCGGGCAAGGAAGTCGAGGAGTAGGAAGGAATGTTTAGAGGTGGAAGGGGCAGGGAGGAATGAGGCGGTGATCAGTTTCGGCCCGGAGGATTTGAGAGGGGTGAATCTACCCCATAATGACGCTCTAGTGATCCAGGCCCGAGTGGCGAATTACGATATTCTGCGAATTTTCATAGACTCGGGCAGTTCTGTAAATGTAATTTTCAAAGATGCCTTTATGCAGATGGATTTGCAGGGCTATCACCTGGAAACAGTGGAAACTTCTCTTTTTGGCTTCGCCGGTCACGTGGTTTATCTGGAGGGGGAGATTATTTTACCTCTGACCTTGGGCTCTCAAGATCTCAAGAAAACAGTGATGACTTCTTTCACTGTAGTGGACTCCCCATCATCTTATAACATCATCCTTGGGAGGCCAGCCATGAACGAGTTGAGGGCTGTGGCATCTACCTACCACCAGAAAATAAAGTTCCCTGTGGGAGCCAGGGTAGGAGAGGTCCGAGGAGATCAACCGTCTTCTCGGAAGTGTTATGTAGAGGCGGTCCGAGCGGATCAGGGCAGATCTAAGAGGGAAGGGAAGAGGGCTAAGATGGATAGAGCAGGAGGAAGGATAGTGGAGGAAGGGGAGATACATTTTGTAGCAGAAGAAGAGCAGGAGGCGGTGGAAATTGGGCCAGGCCAACAAATCCGGGTGGCTCGGGATCTTGACATATCCACCCGGGTGAGTTTAATTAGGTGTTTGAAAACTAATATCCATTTGTTTGCCTGGTCTCAGCAGGAGCTTACAGGGATTTCTCCCTTTATATCGGAGCACCATTTGAACATCTTACCGGGATCTCACCCGGTAAAGCAGAAAAAGAGGCACTTTGGTCCTGAAAAGGACAAAGTCATTAGTGAGCAAGTAAAGGAGCTCTTGAAGGCGGGACATATCAGGAAAATTCAATTCCCTACATGGCTCTCCAATGTGGTTTTAGTGCCCAAATCTACTGGAAAGTGGCGTATGTGCGTAAACTTCCGCGATCTAAACAAGGCATGCCCCAAAGATCATTACCCGCTGCCTAGGATCGACCAGCTGGTGGATTCCACCTCGGGATATGAATTGCTGAGTTTCATGGATGCGTACCAAGGGTATCATCAAATTCCCTTGGCCAAAAGTGATCAAGACAAAGCCAGTTTCGTCACctcgggaggtacattttgttataTAGTAATGACTTTCGGGTTGAAGAATGCAGGGGCCACTTATCAGCGTCTTATGGACAAAGTATTCGAAAAGCAGCTAGGGCGGAACGTGGAggtctatgtggatgatattctgGGCAAAACCCGGGAGGTTACTAGCTTCATTAATGATCTGGAGGAAACTTTTGCCACTCTCATGCAACATGGGATCAAGCTCAACCCTGCCAAATGTATCTTTGACGTAAAGAGTGGAAAATTCTTAGGATTCATGGTGACAGAGCGGGGAATCGAGGTAAATCCGGAGAAGGTCAAGTCTGTCTTATGCATGCCCTCTCCCAAATCTGTAAAAGAAGTACAAAAGCTGACTGGGAGGATTGCCTCCCTTTCCCGATTTATTTCCCGGTCAGCACACAGAAGTTACCCTTTCTTTCAAGTTTTGAGAAAGGCCCAACAATTCAGGTGGAACGATAAGTGCGAGCAAGCCTTCCAGGACTTGAAAGCCCATCTTGCAGAGCTCCCTATTTTAGTAAAGCCAGAGCCCGGGGAGAAATTATTCCTATATTTATCCACTACCGAGCATGCTGTCAGCTCAGTTTTGATCAAAGAAGAAGGCTCTGATCAGAGGCCTGTCTATTATGTCAGCCATTCTCTAAGAGGGCCTGAGCTCCGGTATACTGAAGTGGAAAAGATTGCTTTGGCTTTGATCATGACCGCCCGGAAGCTAAGACCTTACTTCTTATCACATCAAGTAGTGGTTCTTACCAATAGCCCTCTGGGTAGAATCATGACTCATTCAGAGGTATCCGGGCGAATGATCAAGTGGACGATAGAGTTGGGGGAGTATGATATCGAATACAAACCCCGAGTGGCTATTAAAGCACAAGCTCTATCGGActtcttatctgagatgatcCAGCCCGGCGAGGAGGAGGTATGGAGAGTATTTGTAGATGGGGCATCCAGCCTTGCGGGATGTGGAGTGGGGGTTGTGATAATATCCCCCCTGGGAGAGAAAATTAAACTAGCACTGAGGATTGATTCCCGGGTAACCAACAACGAGGCCGAATACGAGGCCGTATTAGCTGGAATCCAGGCTGCTCGGGAAGTCAATGCTTCCCGGATTATGCTGTATTCTGATTCGCAGCTCATCACTCAACAGATAAAGGGTGTATATGAAGCCAAGGATGACAGAATGATAAAATACCTACAACTCATCAAAGCCCGAGCAGAGATCTTTATGGATTGGAGTATTGAACAAATACCCCGAGAAGAAAACAGTGAGGCAGATACTCTGGCAAAAATGGCCGCCTCATTGGCGGAAATAAACACCCGGGAAGTATTGCATGTCTCCCGTCTGATCCTCTCCACAGAGGAGGAAATGGCCCCAGATCTAGAAGACTCCTGGATGACACCCTTGATGAGATTCATTGAAAGAGATGAATTACCTGAGGACAGAACTCAAGCTCAAAAAATCAAGAGGCAAGCTCCCAGGTTTGTTCTTTTGAATACTATTTTATATAGGAGGTCATTCCAGGGACCTCTATTAAAATGCTTACCCGAAAGAGAGGTAGATTATGTACTCCGAGAGATTCATGAAGGATGTTGTGCGGAACACCTCGGAGGAATGTCTTTGGCTCGCAAAACAATGCTTGCCGGATTTTGGTGGCCCACCCTTAGTCAAGATGCAGCTCGGGTGGTTCAAACCTGTGAGGGCTGTCAGCACCATGCAAACTTCAGACACAGCCCAGCTACTCTCATGAAGCCTATCTGGGCATCTTTTCTCTTTGATCAATGGGGTATGGATATCGTGGGACCTTTCCCAGTTGCCCGAgcttag
- the LOC140818626 gene encoding coniferyl alcohol acyltransferase-like — protein MDSGAFPLIVKRHEVVTAAALPMQEHWLPMSNLDLLLPPLDFGIFLCYKRNQDNNMVSVMKKALAKTLVSFYPFAGEVVQNRHDEPEILCNNHGVDFVHACADVGLMDLDLHHPDVSVHGRLVPLKKHGVLAVQVTDLKCGGLVIGCTFDHRVADAHSANMFLTAWAEVAQSKQITLLPTFRRSFLNPRRPPQPHESLDQFYVPLSSLPPPTCDDDPLNHLTSRIYYVKSEEIDRIQYEASCSDGSKRSRIESFSAFLWKSIADTIAAHRSRTVKLGIVIDGRSRLITDVKGESRPLDRYFGNVLSIPYVQASVSDLQVASLESVAETVHGLVAAAATAEHFSALIDWVELRRPKPAVVKVYCKDENDDAAIVVSSGQRFPVLDLDFGWGGPVFGSYHFPWGGETGYVMPMPSADGNGAWIVYMHLMRRHLDLLEARAPHVFTPFDHTFLSLDA, from the exons ATGGATTCCGGCGCATTTCCCTTGATCGTGAAGCGGCACGAGGTGGTGACTGCCGCCGCTTTGCCGATGCAAGAGCATTGGCTGCCAATGTCGAACCTGGATTTGCTCCTCCCGCCACTCGACTTCGGAATCTTCCTCTGCTACAAGAGAAACCAAGACAACAACATGGTGAGCGTGATGAAGAAGGCCTTAGCCAAAACCCTGGTATCCTTCTACCCGTTCGCCGGAGAAGTCGTGCAGAACCGCCACGACGAGCCTGAGATCCTGTGCAACAACCACGGCGTCGATTTCGTGCACGCTTGTGCGGATGTAGGGTTAATGGATCTGGATCTTCACCACCCGGACGTGTCTGTTCATGGGAGACTTGTTCCTCTCAAGAAGCATGGCGTGCTAGCCGTTCAG GTGACAGATCTGAAATGCGGTGGTCTAGTGATCGGCTGCACCTTCGACCACCGTGTCGCCGATGCTCACTCCGCCAACATGTTCCTCACGGCATGGGCGGAGGTCGCTCAATCCAAGCAAATCACCCTCCTTCCAACGTTCCGCCGCTCGTTTCTCAATCCGCGCCGCCCTCCGCAACCGCATGAATCGCTCGACCAATTTTATGTGCCGCTATCATCCCTGCCGCCGCCTACGTGCGACGACGATCCCCTCAATCACCTCACTAGCCGAATCTACTACGTGAAATCTGAAGAAATTGATCGGATCCAGTACGAAGCGAGCTGCAGCGACGGATCAAAGAGAAGCAGGATCGAGTCCTTTAGCGCGTTTCTCTGGAAATCAATCGCGGACACTATCGCCGCTCATCGATCGAGAACCGTGAAATTAGGGATTGTAATCGACGGTAGATCAAGGCTGATCACCGACGTGAAAGGCGAATCGAGGCCGTTGGACAGGTATTTCGGGAACGTTCTCTCCATCCCGTATGTACAGGCGTCAGTGTCCGATCTCCAAGTGGCGTCTCTTGAGAGTGTCGCTGAGACGGTGCACGGACTCGTGGCGGCGGCGGCCACGGCGGAGCATTTCTCAGCTCTCATCGATTGGGTGGAGCTGCGGAGGCCGAAGCCTGCGGTCGTGAAAGTGTACTGTAAGGATGAAAACGACGACGCAGCCATCGTCGTGTCGTCGGGTCAGAGGTTCCCGGTTTTGGATCTTGATTTCGGGTGGGGTGGGCCTGTATTCGGGTCGTACCATTTTCCGTGGGGTGGAGAGACCGGGTACGTGATGCCTATGCCCAGCGCTGATGGGAATGGGGCTTGGATCGTGTACATGCACCTCATGAGAAGGCATCTGGACCTGCTCGAGGCACGTGCGCCTCACGTGTTCACACCCTTTGACCACACATTCTTAAGTCTTGAtgcataa